TGGAGCGGCTGGAGGACCTGCACCGCGCCGTCCAGGTGGGAGGACGGCATCTGGCGTTGCCCCTGGAGGCGTATCCGCCGCTGCTGACATTCCAACAGCGCAATGACGCCTGGATTCGCTCGGCCACGGAGCTGGGCGAAACGGTGGTGCGCAAGGCCTTGGACGCGGCGGAGCTCACGCCCGGGGAGGTGGACCACGTCTTCTTCGTCACCGTGACGGGCATCGCCACGCCGAGCATCGACGCGCGGCTGGCCAACCGCATGCGCTTCCGGGAGGACTTCAAGCGCACGCCGCTCTTCGGTCTGGGATGCGTGGCGGGCGCGGCGGGCGTGGCCCGGGCGGCGGACTACCTGCGCGGCTTTCCGGAGCACACAGCGGTCGTCATCGCCGTGGAGTTGTGTTCGCTCACGTTGCAGCGCGAGGACCTGTCCATTCCGAACATCATCGCGTCCGGCCTCTTCGGCGACGGCGCGGCGTGCGCGGTGCTCCGAGGCGCGGCGGCCCCGGGTGCGCGAGGGCCGCGGGTGGTGGCGTCGCGCTCCGTGTTCTACCCGGACACCGAGCGCATCATGGGCTGGGACGTGGTGGACACCGGCTTCAAGGTGGTGCTGTCCGCGAAGGTGCCGGGGCTCGTGAAGGACCACATCCGGGGCAACGTGGATGGCTTCCTCGCGCAGCATGGACTGAAGCGCGGGGACATCCGGCACTGGGTGGCGCACACCGGCGGGCCCAAGGTGCTGGAGGCCTTCGAGGAGGCGCTGGAGTTGGCGCCCTCGACGCTGGAGCGCTCGTGGGCCTCCCTACGAGAGGTGGGCAATCTCTCCTCCGCGTCGGTGCTCTTCGTGCTCGGAGAGACGCTGGAGTCCGTCCGCGCGCAGCCGGGGGAGTGGGGCGTGATGATGGCCATGGGGCCGGGCTTCGGCGCGGAGCTGGTGCTGCTGCGATGGTGACCTCCCCACACGCCCTCTTCCTGGGCTTCATGGCCGCGCTCGTCGTGGAGCGGCTGATGGAGCTGGTGCTCTCCAAGCGCAACGCCGCCCGGGCCTTCGCGCGCGGTGGGGTGGAGACGGGGCAGCGGCACTACCGCTTCATGGTGGTGTTCCACACGCTGTTCCTGGTGGCGTGCGTGGCGGAGGTGTTCCTGCTGCGGCGCGGCTTCCCGGGCGCGTGGGGCTGGGCGGCGCTGGTGGGCGCGGTGCTGGCGCAGGGGCTGCGGTACTGGGCCATCGCCACGTTGGGCGACCGGTGGAACTCGCGCATCATCGTGGTACCGGGGCTGGCGCCGGTGACGGGCGGGCCCTATCGCTTCCTGCGCCATCCCAACTATGTCGCGGTGGTGTTGGAACTGGCGTGCGTGCCGCTCATCCACGGTGCATGGTGGACGGCGCTGGTCTTCTCAGTGGGCAATGCGGCGCTGCTCTACGTGCGAATCCGCGCGGAAGAGGCGGCGCTGGGTGATGTGTACGCGCAGGCGTTCTCCCATCGCCCTCGTTTCATTCCGGAGGTGCCACGTGGCTGAACGCGAACTGGAGGTCATGACGGAGATTCATCGCATCGTCACCGAGGAGCTGGAGTGGAAGGGCGCGGTGGAGCCCTCGCAGGACCTGGTGCGTGACCTCCAGTTGGACAGCCTGGGCCTCACGGTGCTGGCGGTGGGGCTGGAGAACCGCTTCCGCATCCGCCTGTCCGAAGAGGACGCGCAGGGCGTGCGCACGGTGGGAGACCTGGCGAAGCTGGTGGCGCAGCGGGTCGCGGCTCCGGTGGAACCCAGGCGGGAGGAGGCCCTGCCGTGAAGGATGCTGGCTCGCGACTGGTGGGCCCGGCGTTGCCTCCGCCCAGGCATCTGACGGTGAACGCGGCGCTCGCGGACACCGGGCGCACGTCGCCGCTGGGGCTCACCTTCGTGGACGCGGCCGAGCGCGAGGTGGCCATGCCCTGGGCGGACGTGTACCGCCGGGCGAAGCGCACCGCCGCGGGGCTGGCCCGGCTGGGCGTGAGCGAGGGGGACCGGGTGGCGTTGCTGCTGCCCACGTCGCCGGCCTTCATGGACGCCTTCTTCGGCACGTTGCTCGCGGGCGCGGTGCCGGTGCCGCTGTACCCGCCGGTACGGCTGGGGCGACTGGAGGAGTACCACCGCGCGACCTCGCGGATGCTCCACGTGACGGGCTCGGTGATGGTCTTGACGGACGCTCGCGTGCGCCTGCTGCTGGGGCCCAGCGTGGAGCGCGCGCGCCCCCGGCTGGGGTGCTACACGGTGGACGAGGTGTCCCGGGGGGATGAGGTGCTGGAGGTCCCGGTGCGGCCGGCCGCGCTGGGGCTCATCCAGTTCTCGTCCGGTTCCACGGTGGATCCGAAGCCCGTGACGCTGACGCACGAAGCCCTGC
This genomic stretch from Myxococcus virescens harbors:
- a CDS encoding type III polyketide synthase, with protein sequence MLSASGQDRSPSIRAVGRALPPHYASQEQLIAAFRELWATRHFNLERLEDLHRAVQVGGRHLALPLEAYPPLLTFQQRNDAWIRSATELGETVVRKALDAAELTPGEVDHVFFVTVTGIATPSIDARLANRMRFREDFKRTPLFGLGCVAGAAGVARAADYLRGFPEHTAVVIAVELCSLTLQREDLSIPNIIASGLFGDGAACAVLRGAAAPGARGPRVVASRSVFYPDTERIMGWDVVDTGFKVVLSAKVPGLVKDHIRGNVDGFLAQHGLKRGDIRHWVAHTGGPKVLEAFEEALELAPSTLERSWASLREVGNLSSASVLFVLGETLESVRAQPGEWGVMMAMGPGFGAELVLLRW
- a CDS encoding isoprenylcysteine carboxyl methyltransferase family protein — encoded protein: MVTSPHALFLGFMAALVVERLMELVLSKRNAARAFARGGVETGQRHYRFMVVFHTLFLVACVAEVFLLRRGFPGAWGWAALVGAVLAQGLRYWAIATLGDRWNSRIIVVPGLAPVTGGPYRFLRHPNYVAVVLELACVPLIHGAWWTALVFSVGNAALLYVRIRAEEAALGDVYAQAFSHRPRFIPEVPRG
- a CDS encoding acyl carrier protein, producing MAERELEVMTEIHRIVTEELEWKGAVEPSQDLVRDLQLDSLGLTVLAVGLENRFRIRLSEEDAQGVRTVGDLAKLVAQRVAAPVEPRREEALP